A genomic region of Prosthecobacter algae contains the following coding sequences:
- the rpsJ gene encoding 30S ribosomal protein S10: MSNQRIRIRLRAYDYRVLDKSTADIVETAKRTGAKVAGPIPLPTRIEKFTVNRSPHVDKKSMDQFEIRTHKRLLDIVDPTSRTVDELKKLNLPSGVDITIKI, encoded by the coding sequence ATGAGCAATCAGAGAATCAGAATCCGCCTCCGCGCCTACGACTACCGCGTGCTTGACAAAAGCACCGCTGATATCGTCGAGACCGCGAAGCGCACGGGTGCCAAAGTGGCCGGCCCGATCCCTCTTCCGACCCGTATCGAGAAGTTCACCGTGAACCGTTCCCCGCACGTGGACAAGAAGTCCATGGACCAGTTCGAAATCCGCACCCACAAGCGCTTGCTTGACATCGTGGACCCCACCTCCCGCACCGTGGACGAGCTGAAGAAGCTCAATCTCCCTTCCGGCGTGGACATCACGATCAAAATCTAG
- the rpsG gene encoding 30S ribosomal protein S7 produces the protein MARRKRVYDKPVHKDSRYDSELVAHLIARVMQSGKKSLAERIVYAAIEQLNEKTDSIDPLDLFNRAIENAKPKVEVKARRVGGATYQVPLEVNQSRSESLAMRWIVGYARGRKGVPMHRALANELKEASTGQGSAVRKRDDVHKQAQANRAFAHFRF, from the coding sequence ATGGCCCGCAGAAAACGCGTTTACGACAAGCCTGTTCACAAAGACTCTCGCTATGATAGCGAGCTTGTGGCTCACCTCATTGCCCGCGTCATGCAGAGCGGCAAAAAGTCCCTCGCTGAGCGCATTGTATATGCCGCCATTGAGCAGTTGAATGAGAAAACCGATTCCATTGATCCTCTGGATCTCTTTAATCGTGCGATCGAAAACGCCAAGCCCAAGGTTGAAGTCAAGGCTCGTCGTGTCGGTGGTGCTACTTATCAGGTGCCTCTCGAAGTCAATCAGTCCCGCTCTGAGTCTCTCGCCATGCGCTGGATCGTTGGTTATGCTCGTGGCCGCAAAGGCGTCCCGATGCACCGCGCCCTCGCCAATGAGCTGAAGGAAGCTTCCACGGGTCAGGGTTCTGCCGTCCGTAAGCGTGACGACGTTCATAAGCAGGCTCAGGCCAACCGCGCCTTCGCTCACTTCCGCTTCTAA
- the rplB gene encoding 50S ribosomal protein L2 — protein sequence MALKTFKPNTPSNRYKEWNSFEEITKDTPQRSLTVALRKSGGRNNTGRITTRHIGGGHERRYRLIDFKRVRRDEAAKVIAIEYDPNRSARIALVEYKDGQRAYILAPNALQVGASVMAGEKAAPDVGNALPLRKIPLGTSIHNVELTQGRGGVAARAAGQAAILSNREGEYALVRMPSGEIRKIHAECYATIGQVGNTEHMNVVSGKAGRTRWQGTRPTVRGMCMNPIDHPNGGGEGRSKSGGGRQHLLSPWGHAKGEKTRNKKKATNKLIVQTRHAKK from the coding sequence ATGGCGCTGAAAACTTTCAAGCCCAATACCCCGTCCAACCGCTACAAGGAGTGGAACTCCTTTGAGGAGATCACTAAGGACACCCCGCAGCGCAGCCTTACCGTTGCTCTTCGTAAGTCCGGCGGTCGCAATAACACTGGTCGCATCACCACCCGTCACATCGGCGGTGGTCATGAACGCCGCTACCGTTTGATTGACTTCAAGCGTGTCCGCCGTGACGAAGCCGCCAAGGTGATTGCTATCGAATACGATCCAAACCGCTCCGCCCGCATCGCACTGGTGGAATACAAGGACGGGCAGCGTGCCTACATCCTTGCGCCAAACGCCCTTCAAGTGGGTGCCAGCGTGATGGCCGGTGAGAAGGCTGCTCCAGATGTGGGCAATGCCCTCCCTCTGCGCAAGATCCCTCTTGGTACTTCTATCCACAATGTGGAACTCACCCAGGGTCGTGGTGGTGTTGCAGCCCGCGCCGCTGGCCAGGCAGCCATCCTCTCTAACCGTGAAGGTGAATACGCCCTGGTGCGCATGCCTTCTGGTGAAATCCGCAAGATTCACGCTGAGTGCTACGCCACGATCGGTCAGGTCGGTAACACGGAGCACATGAACGTGGTTTCTGGCAAAGCTGGCCGCACACGCTGGCAGGGCACCCGCCCAACCGTCCGCGGTATGTGTATGAACCCGATTGACCACCCGAACGGTGGTGGTGAAGGTCGTTCCAAGTCCGGTGGTGGTCGTCAGCACCTTCTCAGCCCATGGGGCCACGCGAAGGGCGAGAAGACTCGCAACAAGAAGAAGGCGACGAACAAACTTATTGTTCAGACCCGTCACGCTAAGAAGTAA
- the rplX gene encoding 50S ribosomal protein L24, with protein MSQIKTHVKKGDTVVVTSGAHKGAQGTIIEVQTAKNRVLIEGVRMIKKTVKPSQERPNGGIIEQEGPIHISNVKLAETKAKSTKKTVAKKK; from the coding sequence ATGAGCCAGATCAAGACCCACGTCAAAAAGGGCGACACCGTCGTCGTCACCTCCGGTGCCCATAAAGGCGCACAGGGCACCATCATTGAAGTGCAGACCGCCAAGAACCGTGTTCTTATCGAAGGCGTGCGCATGATCAAGAAGACCGTCAAGCCTTCCCAGGAGCGCCCAAACGGTGGTATTATCGAGCAAGAAGGCCCGATTCATATCTCCAACGTCAAGCTTGCTGAAACAAAAGCAAAATCGACGAAGAAGACAGTTGCGAAGAAGAAGTAG
- a CDS encoding Fur family transcriptional regulator — MSKHHHHHHDGCVRQEPEKLLRESLERARAAGLRRTKALEDVLSILIHACQPLTLADIAESDQLGSGADKATVYRLLMKLEERTLIRRLGLHDRAAYYTMILPGEHSDYLICNDCGRIEKLDISCPVQALEKQIAKKSGFKKLYHELEFFGQCPDCAV, encoded by the coding sequence GTGAGTAAACATCACCATCATCATCACGACGGCTGCGTTCGTCAGGAGCCGGAAAAGCTCCTGCGCGAGTCCCTGGAGCGCGCCCGTGCCGCCGGGCTGCGACGCACCAAGGCGCTGGAGGATGTGCTCTCCATTCTCATCCATGCCTGCCAGCCTTTGACGCTGGCCGACATCGCTGAGTCCGACCAGCTTGGCAGCGGGGCCGACAAGGCCACCGTTTACCGCCTTCTCATGAAGCTGGAAGAGCGTACCCTCATTCGTCGGCTAGGCCTGCATGACCGGGCCGCCTACTACACGATGATTCTTCCAGGTGAACACAGCGACTACCTGATCTGCAATGATTGCGGCAGGATCGAAAAACTCGATATTTCCTGCCCGGTTCAGGCCCTTGAGAAGCAGATTGCCAAAAAATCTGGCTTCAAAAAGCTCTATCATGAGCTTGAATTCTTTGGTCAATGTCCGGATTGCGCCGTCTAA
- the rpsL gene encoding 30S ribosomal protein S12, with translation MPTINQLVRHGRKDKAVKSKSPALESCPQRRGVCLQVMTRTPKKPNSALRKVAKVRLTNGFEVIAYIGGEGHNLQEHSIVLVRGGRVKDLPGVRYHIVRGTLDCLGVDKRRRGRSKYGAKRPKKGAAAAAPAKGKK, from the coding sequence ATGCCCACCATCAATCAACTCGTCAGACACGGCCGCAAAGATAAAGCGGTGAAGTCGAAGTCGCCTGCGCTTGAAAGCTGCCCGCAGCGTCGCGGCGTTTGCCTTCAGGTCATGACCCGCACGCCAAAGAAGCCTAACTCGGCTTTGCGTAAGGTTGCCAAAGTTCGTTTGACGAACGGCTTCGAAGTTATCGCTTACATCGGTGGTGAAGGCCACAACCTCCAGGAACACAGCATCGTGCTGGTCCGTGGCGGTCGTGTGAAGGATTTGCCGGGTGTGCGTTACCACATCGTCCGCGGTACCCTTGACTGCTTGGGTGTCGATAAGCGCCGTCGTGGCCGTTCCAAGTATGGTGCCAAGCGTCCGAAGAAGGGTGCTGCTGCCGCCGCTCCTGCCAAAGGCAAGAAATAA
- the fusA gene encoding elongation factor G, translated as MSNPNSPNREYPLERTRNIGICAHIDAGKTTLTERILFYTGMIHRIGEVHDGAATTDWMEQEKERGITITSAAVTARWKQLKEEGIYKMRENEDMRVNIIDTPGHVDFTAEVERSLRVLDGAIFVLCGVAGVQPQSETVYRQAEKYGVPRIAFVNKMDRTGANFDNVVKDVRQKLGANAWPILIPIGAEDNLSGQIDVVNNKAIIYNDDDRFGSTYTVRELEGAEIAKAKEAYDGLLDQVCSHDEEIGMLFLEEQPISIAQLKEGLRRCVIANKIIPMAGGSAFKNKGVQYLIDAVIDYLPGPLDIAPQKGHVIDEPENEIEAIPDDNGKFIALGFKLWSDKFGRLVFFRVYSGCVRKGDTIYNPRTRKSERVGRLIQIQASVHKDIDCCYSGDIAALVGVKDVRTGDTFCDESLDVLLEPPTFPEPVISMAVEPKTKGDQEKMGNALQRLSEEDPTFFVKTDEETGQTIIAGMGELHLEILCDRLKREHKVETNTGKPQIAYRETLTQEADGDGKLVKQSGGRGQYGHVVIKVRPGEKGSGIVVENKTVGGTIPKEFINPSKAGCIEAALNGIIAGYPVIDMHIDLVDGSSHDVDSNENAFKMAAIFAVKDALKKAKCILLEPIMAVEASTPEDYQGDIMGDLNRRRGKIQGIDTRGTTAIVRCEVPLAEMFGYSTTIRTLSSGRASYSMQPSHFEQVPQQIVEQIVEQRGGAKN; from the coding sequence ATGTCGAATCCTAACTCCCCCAACCGCGAATATCCTCTGGAGCGTACCCGTAACATCGGGATCTGTGCTCACATTGACGCGGGTAAGACTACTCTGACCGAGCGTATCCTGTTCTACACGGGCATGATTCACCGGATTGGCGAAGTCCATGATGGCGCTGCCACCACCGACTGGATGGAACAGGAAAAAGAGCGCGGCATTACGATCACTTCCGCGGCTGTGACGGCTCGCTGGAAGCAGTTGAAAGAGGAAGGCATCTATAAGATGCGTGAAAACGAAGACATGCGTGTCAATATCATTGACACCCCTGGGCACGTGGACTTCACCGCTGAGGTGGAACGTTCCCTGCGTGTTCTCGATGGTGCCATTTTCGTTCTTTGCGGTGTGGCTGGCGTTCAGCCTCAGTCTGAAACAGTGTATCGTCAGGCTGAAAAATATGGTGTGCCGCGTATCGCGTTTGTGAACAAGATGGACCGCACCGGTGCCAACTTCGACAACGTGGTCAAAGACGTTCGTCAGAAACTGGGTGCAAATGCCTGGCCTATTCTTATCCCGATCGGTGCTGAAGACAACCTCTCCGGCCAGATTGACGTGGTGAACAACAAGGCGATCATTTACAATGATGACGACCGTTTTGGTTCGACTTACACCGTTCGTGAGCTCGAAGGGGCTGAAATCGCCAAGGCCAAAGAAGCCTATGATGGCCTTCTTGACCAGGTTTGCAGCCATGATGAAGAAATCGGCATGCTGTTCCTTGAAGAACAGCCGATCTCCATCGCCCAGCTCAAAGAAGGTCTTCGCCGCTGCGTGATCGCCAACAAGATTATCCCGATGGCCGGTGGTTCCGCCTTCAAGAACAAAGGCGTTCAGTATCTGATTGATGCTGTAATTGACTATCTTCCCGGCCCTCTCGACATCGCCCCTCAGAAAGGCCACGTCATTGATGAACCTGAAAACGAAATCGAAGCCATCCCGGATGATAACGGCAAGTTCATTGCCCTGGGCTTCAAACTCTGGTCTGACAAGTTTGGTCGTCTGGTTTTCTTCCGCGTGTACTCCGGCTGCGTACGGAAAGGTGACACGATCTACAACCCCCGCACCCGCAAGTCTGAGCGTGTCGGCCGCCTCATCCAGATCCAAGCCAGCGTCCATAAAGACATCGACTGCTGCTATTCTGGCGATATCGCCGCCCTTGTGGGTGTGAAAGATGTTCGCACTGGCGACACTTTCTGCGATGAAAGCCTGGACGTGCTTCTTGAGCCTCCAACCTTCCCAGAACCCGTGATCTCCATGGCTGTCGAGCCGAAGACAAAGGGTGACCAGGAAAAAATGGGCAATGCCCTCCAGCGTCTGTCTGAAGAAGATCCAACCTTCTTCGTCAAGACGGATGAAGAAACCGGCCAGACCATCATCGCTGGCATGGGTGAGCTTCACCTTGAAATTCTCTGCGACCGCCTCAAGCGCGAGCACAAAGTGGAAACGAACACAGGCAAACCCCAGATCGCCTATCGTGAGACCCTCACGCAGGAAGCGGATGGAGACGGCAAGCTGGTCAAGCAGTCTGGTGGTCGCGGTCAGTATGGTCACGTGGTGATCAAGGTCCGCCCCGGCGAAAAAGGTTCCGGCATCGTGGTCGAAAACAAGACTGTCGGCGGCACCATCCCGAAAGAATTCATCAACCCATCCAAAGCTGGTTGTATTGAGGCAGCCCTGAATGGCATTATCGCCGGTTACCCGGTGATCGATATGCACATTGACCTGGTTGACGGTTCGAGCCATGACGTTGACTCCAACGAAAATGCTTTCAAGATGGCCGCCATCTTCGCCGTCAAGGACGCCCTGAAGAAAGCCAAGTGCATCCTGCTCGAGCCAATCATGGCGGTGGAAGCCTCCACACCCGAAGATTATCAGGGTGACATCATGGGTGACCTTAACCGTCGCCGTGGCAAGATCCAGGGTATCGACACCCGCGGTACCACCGCGATCGTCCGCTGCGAAGTGCCTCTGGCCGAGATGTTCGGCTACTCGACCACCATCCGCACTCTCTCCTCTGGTCGCGCCAGCTACTCGATGCAGCCTTCGCACTTTGAGCAGGTTCCCCAGCAGATCGTTGAGCAGATCGTCGAGCAGCGCGGCGGTGCCAAGAATTAA
- the rplP gene encoding 50S ribosomal protein L16 produces the protein MALLPSRVKHRKTQRGSRSGTASRGNKLDFGEFGLQTLDRGWIKNNQIEACRVAINRFLKRKGKVFIRIFPHKPVTARPPETRMGKGKGSPEFWVAVVLPGHMLFEISGVNEATAREASRLAANKLGLRTRFVSRAASI, from the coding sequence ATGGCCCTTCTTCCAAGTCGTGTAAAACATCGCAAGACCCAGCGCGGCAGCCGCTCTGGCACCGCATCCCGTGGCAACAAACTCGACTTCGGTGAGTTTGGCCTTCAGACCCTGGATCGTGGCTGGATCAAAAACAATCAGATCGAAGCTTGCCGTGTTGCGATCAACCGCTTCCTCAAGCGTAAGGGCAAGGTGTTCATTCGCATTTTCCCTCACAAGCCTGTGACTGCCCGTCCGCCAGAAACCCGAATGGGTAAAGGCAAAGGCTCCCCAGAATTTTGGGTGGCAGTCGTGCTCCCAGGGCACATGCTGTTTGAAATCTCTGGCGTGAACGAGGCCACTGCCCGTGAAGCCAGCCGTCTCGCCGCCAACAAACTCGGCCTGCGCACACGTTTCGTGAGCCGCGCTGCTTCCATCTAA
- the rpsS gene encoding 30S ribosomal protein S19, with product MARSLKKGPFVQQALLDKVDKLNDAGQKRPVKTWARSSMITPDLVGHTFLVHNGKDFVSVYVTENMVGHRLGEFALTRIFKGHGAHTVKAAK from the coding sequence ATGGCACGCTCACTCAAAAAAGGACCTTTCGTCCAGCAAGCCCTGCTCGACAAAGTGGACAAGCTCAACGACGCCGGCCAAAAGCGCCCGGTGAAGACCTGGGCCCGCAGCTCGATGATCACTCCTGACCTTGTTGGCCACACCTTCTTGGTGCATAATGGCAAGGACTTCGTGAGCGTTTATGTCACGGAAAACATGGTCGGACACCGTCTTGGTGAATTCGCCCTGACGCGTATCTTCAAGGGCCATGGTGCCCACACCGTCAAGGCTGCTAAGTAA
- the rplN gene encoding 50S ribosomal protein L14: MLQMESSIPVADNTGARVAKMIGVLGKKNTRFAYVGDIITAHVRESTPTASVKKGEVVRAVVVRTAHPIRRNDGSILRFDRNAIVIIDKDNNPKGTRIFGPVARELRDKNFMKIVSLAPEVL; the protein is encoded by the coding sequence ATGTTGCAAATGGAGTCGTCAATCCCGGTGGCCGATAACACCGGTGCCCGAGTCGCCAAAATGATCGGTGTGCTCGGCAAAAAGAATACCCGTTTCGCTTACGTCGGTGATATCATCACCGCTCACGTTCGTGAATCCACCCCGACCGCCAGCGTCAAGAAGGGCGAAGTCGTCCGCGCCGTCGTCGTCCGTACCGCGCACCCAATCCGCCGCAATGACGGTTCGATCCTCCGTTTCGACCGGAACGCGATCGTCATCATTGACAAAGACAACAATCCTAAAGGAACCCGTATCTTCGGTCCTGTGGCTCGTGAGCTGCGCGACAAGAATTTCATGAAGATCGTCTCCCTTGCCCCCGAAGTGCTATGA
- the rpsC gene encoding 30S ribosomal protein S3, translating into MGQKVNPIGFRLAVSKDWRSKWYAPEKEYADALHSDLAIRKYLKEKLMQAALSKIIIERAWNQVRVTLHTARPGLVIGRKGQEIEVMSQKVSEMCGGKQVKIDIFEIKQPELDAQLIAESVAVQLERRISFRRAMKRAVQTAMDMGGEGIRIRVAGRLGGADIARAEQYRQGKVPLQTLRIPIDYGFTEARTVYGIIGVKVWMNRGNAPENTTPRNDRRRERGDRGGDRNSGGGGAGGIGRRGGERSGPPRYQQGGQSSYQQSQAPAAPAADAAPAAAQ; encoded by the coding sequence ATGGGACAGAAAGTTAATCCAATCGGCTTCCGCCTCGCGGTCTCTAAAGACTGGCGCTCCAAGTGGTATGCTCCTGAGAAAGAGTACGCCGATGCACTGCATAGCGACCTTGCAATCCGCAAGTACCTCAAGGAGAAGCTCATGCAGGCCGCCTTGTCGAAGATCATCATCGAACGTGCCTGGAACCAGGTCCGTGTCACCCTTCACACCGCCCGTCCAGGCTTGGTGATCGGCCGTAAGGGCCAGGAGATTGAAGTGATGAGCCAGAAGGTCTCTGAAATGTGTGGTGGCAAGCAGGTGAAGATCGACATCTTCGAAATCAAGCAGCCAGAACTTGACGCCCAGCTCATCGCTGAAAGCGTCGCTGTTCAGCTTGAGCGTCGTATTTCCTTCCGCCGCGCGATGAAGCGTGCCGTTCAGACCGCCATGGACATGGGCGGCGAGGGCATTCGTATCCGCGTCGCAGGACGTCTCGGTGGCGCTGACATCGCTCGTGCTGAGCAATATCGTCAGGGCAAGGTGCCTCTTCAGACCCTTCGTATCCCGATCGACTACGGCTTCACTGAAGCCCGCACCGTTTACGGCATCATCGGCGTCAAAGTCTGGATGAACCGCGGCAACGCCCCTGAAAACACCACACCTCGCAATGACCGTCGCCGTGAGCGCGGTGATCGTGGTGGCGACCGCAACAGCGGTGGCGGTGGTGCTGGCGGCATCGGTCGTCGCGGTGGTGAGCGCTCCGGCCCGCCACGTTATCAGCAGGGAGGCCAGTCCTCCTATCAGCAGTCCCAGGCTCCTGCCGCTCCAGCAGCAGATGCCGCTCCTGCAGCAGCCCAGTAA
- the rplC gene encoding 50S ribosomal protein L3: protein MSLGLIGKKIGMTKVYTDKGEAIAVTVVDVSGNALIQVKQASGKDGYSAVQVGYDDQKESRMTKPVLGHFKKHGVSAKRIIKEFRVTSDDQLPAADAKIDASLFSNGQWVDVIGTTKGKGFQGVVKRWNFAGQPQTHGSMMHRRPGSIGCRLTPGLVWKNQKMPGHDGVDRVTTQNLKVIQSRPEEGVLLISGAIPGNKGSIVVVRPAKKKPAPAAQ, encoded by the coding sequence ATGTCTTTAGGATTGATTGGCAAAAAAATCGGCATGACGAAAGTCTATACCGACAAAGGCGAAGCCATCGCCGTCACAGTTGTGGACGTCAGCGGCAACGCACTGATCCAGGTGAAGCAGGCATCGGGCAAGGACGGCTACAGCGCAGTCCAGGTCGGTTACGATGACCAGAAGGAAAGCCGCATGACGAAGCCCGTCCTCGGTCACTTCAAGAAGCACGGCGTCAGCGCCAAGCGCATCATCAAAGAATTCCGCGTCACTTCTGACGACCAGTTGCCTGCAGCCGATGCAAAGATCGACGCTAGCCTGTTCAGCAATGGGCAGTGGGTTGACGTGATCGGCACCACCAAGGGCAAAGGTTTCCAGGGCGTTGTGAAACGCTGGAACTTCGCCGGCCAGCCGCAGACCCACGGTTCCATGATGCATCGTCGTCCAGGTTCCATCGGTTGCCGTCTGACTCCCGGTCTCGTCTGGAAAAACCAGAAGATGCCTGGTCATGACGGTGTGGATCGTGTGACCACCCAGAATTTGAAAGTCATCCAGAGCCGCCCTGAAGAAGGCGTGCTTCTCATCAGCGGCGCCATCCCTGGCAACAAAGGCAGCATCGTCGTGGTGCGCCCTGCCAAGAAGAAGCCTGCTCCAGCAGCCCAGTAA
- the rpsQ gene encoding 30S ribosomal protein S17: MSEATTAEAQPIKAPVRKERVGMVVSDKMNKTIVVEVERRVPHPRFKKIIRKTSKFYAHDESEQAKVGDKVLIVECRPLSKLKRWNLVEVQKH; the protein is encoded by the coding sequence ATGAGTGAGGCTACAACCGCAGAAGCGCAACCTATCAAGGCCCCCGTCCGCAAGGAACGTGTTGGCATGGTGGTGTCCGACAAGATGAACAAGACCATCGTGGTCGAGGTGGAGCGCCGCGTGCCACACCCACGGTTCAAGAAAATCATCCGCAAGACTTCCAAGTTCTATGCGCATGACGAAAGCGAGCAGGCCAAGGTGGGCGACAAAGTGCTCATCGTTGAGTGCCGCCCCCTGAGCAAGCTCAAGCGCTGGAACCTGGTCGAAGTGCAGAAGCACTAA
- the rplW gene encoding 50S ribosomal protein L23, whose product MKDPQTIIQTIRLTEKATMLGETNNEYVFVVHPKANKLEIKQAVEKHFGKKVEAVRTANYAGKARRERRADYGRTNHWKKAIVRLKDGERIDLV is encoded by the coding sequence ATGAAAGATCCGCAAACGATCATCCAAACGATCCGTCTCACTGAAAAGGCCACGATGCTTGGCGAAACGAACAACGAGTACGTGTTCGTCGTGCATCCAAAGGCTAATAAGTTGGAAATCAAGCAGGCAGTCGAGAAGCACTTCGGCAAGAAAGTTGAAGCTGTTCGAACCGCCAACTATGCAGGCAAAGCCCGTCGCGAACGTCGTGCTGATTATGGCCGCACCAATCACTGGAAGAAAGCCATCGTGCGTCTGAAAGACGGCGAGCGCATCGACCTCGTGTAA
- the rplD gene encoding 50S ribosomal protein L4 — protein sequence MSATVLSTESAKQASLNLVEGHQGKQALNDVLVAYRANRRQGNAHTKSRAEVSGSGSKLWNQKGTGNARMGSKRSPIWSGGGVVFGPKTRDWSKKTTKNVRKLAFRTALTARITDGAISTIAGFSVADGKTKSFVSAVSALSSAKKTLIVGAFDELTFRSARNVQNVQLISAEEVNAEHLLLYPQVLVIADALPILARRTAV from the coding sequence ATGTCAGCAACCGTACTTTCCACTGAAAGCGCCAAGCAGGCCAGCTTGAACCTCGTTGAGGGTCATCAGGGCAAGCAGGCACTTAACGACGTCCTCGTCGCCTACCGCGCCAACCGCCGCCAGGGTAACGCCCACACCAAGTCTCGTGCAGAAGTTTCCGGCTCCGGCTCGAAACTCTGGAACCAGAAGGGCACCGGCAACGCCCGTATGGGTAGCAAGCGCTCCCCAATCTGGTCCGGTGGTGGTGTCGTCTTCGGCCCCAAGACCCGCGACTGGTCCAAAAAGACCACCAAGAACGTTCGTAAGCTTGCCTTCCGCACCGCTCTTACCGCTCGTATCACCGACGGCGCCATCTCGACCATCGCTGGTTTCTCTGTCGCCGATGGCAAAACCAAAAGTTTCGTGAGCGCCGTGTCGGCCCTCTCGTCCGCTAAGAAGACTCTGATCGTCGGCGCGTTCGACGAACTTACCTTCCGCTCCGCACGCAACGTGCAGAATGTTCAGCTCATTTCCGCTGAAGAGGTCAATGCAGAACATCTCCTGCTTTATCCGCAGGTCCTCGTGATCGCTGACGCTCTCCCAATCCTTGCCCGGAGGACTGCAGTCTAA
- the rpmC gene encoding 50S ribosomal protein L29 produces MKIQELRELSVDELNARRRELRQEMLNLRLQQQSGQLENPSRLKLLRREVARIETIVTDRAQAVASKAA; encoded by the coding sequence ATGAAGATCCAAGAACTCCGTGAACTGTCTGTCGACGAGCTCAATGCCCGTCGGCGTGAGCTCCGCCAGGAAATGCTGAACCTCCGTCTGCAGCAGCAGAGCGGTCAGCTCGAAAACCCATCCCGTCTGAAGCTCCTTCGCCGCGAAGTCGCCCGCATTGAGACCATCGTTACTGATCGTGCTCAAGCCGTCGCCAGCAAGGCAGCCTAA
- the rplE gene encoding 50S ribosomal protein L5, with protein MEPLLQKLYKDTVRDALKAQLALENVHQVPKLEKIVINCSVGSQGERKQAIEDAVNEVTLITGQKPVITLSKKAIANFKLREGEAVGVKVTLRGTRMYDFLMRLVKTAVPRIRDFRGVAPKAFDGRGNYTLGISDQSIFPEIELDKVKRTLGFDITFVTSTNSDDHARELLRALGMPFRGKTAQSKPGESAEAAA; from the coding sequence ATGGAACCCCTGCTGCAAAAGCTCTATAAAGATACCGTTCGCGATGCGCTCAAAGCGCAGCTCGCTCTCGAAAACGTCCATCAAGTCCCCAAGCTTGAAAAGATCGTCATCAACTGCTCCGTCGGCTCCCAAGGTGAGCGCAAGCAGGCCATTGAGGATGCCGTTAACGAAGTCACCCTGATCACCGGCCAGAAGCCCGTCATCACTCTCTCGAAGAAGGCCATCGCCAACTTCAAATTGCGTGAAGGTGAGGCTGTCGGCGTCAAGGTCACTCTTCGTGGCACCCGCATGTATGACTTCCTCATGCGTCTGGTGAAGACTGCTGTGCCACGTATTCGTGACTTCCGCGGTGTTGCTCCAAAAGCTTTTGATGGCCGTGGTAACTATACCCTTGGCATCAGCGACCAGTCCATTTTCCCTGAGATCGAGCTCGACAAGGTCAAGCGCACTCTGGGCTTCGACATTACCTTTGTGACTTCGACCAACAGCGATGATCATGCGCGTGAATTGCTGCGCGCTCTCGGCATGCCGTTCCGTGGCAAGACCGCCCAGTCCAAGCCTGGTGAGTCCGCCGAAGCCGCCGCTTAA
- the rplV gene encoding 50S ribosomal protein L22, giving the protein MEVRSIYKYARISSQKARQVTRAITGMPVSQALSVLDFTPKKAAFLVGKVLRSAVANAENNHELDADELVVRSAVATPGPALKRITPRARGSASPIKKRMTHITVVLGAKPEEAEKPVRKNRSPKAKVAAE; this is encoded by the coding sequence ATGGAAGTGCGTTCAATCTATAAATACGCCCGCATCTCGTCGCAGAAGGCGCGTCAAGTCACACGGGCAATCACCGGTATGCCGGTGTCACAGGCTCTCAGCGTTCTCGACTTCACCCCAAAGAAGGCCGCGTTCCTGGTGGGCAAAGTTCTTCGTTCGGCTGTCGCCAATGCGGAAAACAATCATGAACTGGATGCCGATGAACTCGTCGTCCGCAGTGCCGTCGCTACTCCAGGGCCAGCCCTGAAGCGCATCACGCCACGTGCTCGCGGTTCTGCATCACCAATCAAAAAACGCATGACGCACATCACCGTCGTGCTCGGCGCAAAACCGGAAGAGGCTGAAAAGCCTGTCCGCAAAAACCGGTCTCCAAAGGCCAAAGTTGCCGCTGAATAA